Within Oxobacter pfennigii, the genomic segment TAGATATAAGGCTTTTAATGTATAATGAGGGAGACTTAAAAGGTATTCCCTATCCTAATGAAAACCACACATTCACAATCTGGCTCCAGAACAATATACTGCCTCGGATAGAAAGAGACGGAGAAAGAGGTTTTTTGGTATTGGATGAAATAACTTCCGTACCTAAAAGTATAAGGACGGCGGCATATCAATTATTAAACGAGCGTAAGCTGGGCGAGTATATACTTCCAAAAGGCTGGATGGTTATATGCTTAGGCAACGGGGAAGACGACGGCGGAGATTATCAGGGGATGGAAGGGAACTTTTTAAACAGGTGCTCCGTATTAAATGTTGTACAAACAGTGGAATCCTGGAAAACCTGGGCAATGAGAAGTGATATAAATTACCTGGTTACAGGATATGTATCCTGGAGAGAGTCGGATTTGCATACCTATGATCCAAACAGCGAATCCGAGCTTTTATTCGCATCTCCCAGGTCATGGAAGGCTGTGTCGGATATTTTAAACAGGAATGAGTATGATGAAAATGATCCTATATTAAATGCCAGGATACTTTCAAATTTAGGTACACGGGTAGGTCATCAATTTATAGCATACTGTAAATATAAAAACAGCATAGTACATCCTGACGATATAATAGAAGGAAAACCGGTGCGTGATGTGGGAGACAATCTGGAAATTCTGTTTATGACCATGCAAAGTCTTATAAAAGTTATGTCGGATTTAATAAGTACAGATAAGAAAAACCATGGAGACATAACAAAAGGCACCATGCAAAAATGCGCTAACGGAATAAGATGGATACTAAGCTTAAAGGCACTGGAGCATAAAACAATGGGGCTTAAAGACTTTATATCAACCCATGGACAAATTGTGAGAAAAATGATTGTGAATCCCGAATTCAGTGTAATGTGCCCTGAATTATCAGAGTTTGCAAAGAATAACTCCATATTATTCAAGCGGCAGTAGTGCTAATTTACTGGTATCTGATTGCAAAGAGCTCATCGGCCCAAAACCGTCCTGGTTTTGATGGCCGCGCTTGCCGTCCATGGCTCGCTTTACGCTTCTTTGCAATCAGATACCCATCAATAGTTCATTATTATATAGGAGGGTATTATGTTAGATTTAGCATCATTAAATAAGGAACAAAGAGAAGCAGTACTGACGACAGACGGGCCTCTTTTAATACTGGCCGGGGCAGGAAGCGGAAAGACGCGGGTGCTTACATACAGGATTGCCCATCTTATATTGGATAAAAATGAATATCCCGGCAGCATCATGGCCATAACCTTTACAAACAAGGCGGCAGGTGAAATGAAGGAAAGGATACACAGGCTTATAGGTGAAGTTACCAATGAGATGTGGATTGGTACATTTCACTCTATTTGCATGAGGATTTTAAGAAGGGATATAGATAAAATAGGCTATAAAAGGAATTTTGTTATATATGACAGCAGCGATCAGCAGACTCTATTGAGAAGATGCATGAAGGAGCTTAACATTGATGATAAAATATATCCTCAGAAATGGGTTCAGGAAAGCATAAGCAAGGCTAAAAATGAGCTTATATATCCCGATAAATATCTGGAGGGAAAGGAATATGATTTCAGAGCAAAGAAGGTATATGAAATATACTCTCTATATCAAAAAAAGCTGATGGAAAACAACGCACTGGACTTTGACGATATAATAATGAAGACAATCCACCTCTTTAATTTTGACGGCGGCATACTTGATTATTATCAGCACAAGTTCAAATACATCCATGTTGATGAATATCAGGATACAAACTATGCCCAGTACCGGCTTATACATCATCTTTCTGCCAGAAGCCACAACTTATGCGTCGTGGGTGATGATGATCAGAGTATATACGGCTGGAGAGGCGCGGATATAAGAAACATACTGGAATTTGAAAAGGATTATTCCAATGCTAAAATAATAAAGCTGGAGCAAAACTACAGGTCCACCACCAGCATTTTAAAAGCTGCCAATGGCGTTATAAGAAACAACAGAGGCAGAAAGTCAAAGGAATTATGGACAGAGAAAAAACAAGGCGAAAAAATAACCATATATGAAGCAATGACAGAGCACGAAGAAGCACAATTCATTGCCCGAAAGATATTAAAGGGGATTGATGAAGGCGACAGTTACAATGATTATGCCGTTCTTTACAGGACAAATGCCCAATCCAGGGTAATTGAAGAAAGCTTCATGAAGCATCAGATTCCTTACAAAGTAGTGGGAGGAAAGAAGTTCTACGAGAGAAAGGAAATAAAGGATATAATCGCCTATCTAAGGGTTATAAATAATCCCGTCGATAATGTTTCATTGGAGAGAATTATAAATGTTCCTAAAAGAAATATAGGGGCTGCATCTTATGAAAAGCTTGAAAATTATGCTTCGAGTATGGGAATAAGCGTAATGGAGGCTGTAAATACCGTTGATAATATTGAAGGTCTTTCTTCTCGCGCCGTTACATCCATTAAAAAATTCTCAAAGCTTATGGAAACCTATATAGGCAGCGTCGAGGAGTATTCGGTAACGGCCTTGATAAAGGATATACTTGATATCACAGGCTATGTCAAAGAGCTTGAGGATTCCGGAGAGGTGGAGGATGAATCAAGGATTGAAAATCTCCAGGAATTTATATCAGTTGCCCAGGAATTTGAAAAAACCAGCGAGGACAAATCTCTGAATGCATTTTTGGAAGGCATTGCCCTGGTAGCCGATATTGATACTGTGGATGAAAATGAAAGAGCTGTTATAATAATGACCTTTCACAGCGCAAAAGGATTGGAATTTCCCGTTGTGTTCATGGCAGGAATGGAGCAGGGCATTTTCCCTCATATGCAATCCTTTGAGGATGAAGAGGAAATGGAGGAAGAAAGGCGCCTTTGCTATGTAGGTATGACCCGGGCGATGAAAAAGCTCTATTTATCTTATGCCTATCAGAGGACCATATACGGAAGAACCCAGTTTAACTCAGTGTCAGATTTCTTGGATGAAATTCCTAAAGACTGCATAGAAGGTCTGGAAGAAAGAACAAAGCCGGAAGTTAAGAAGCAGACTATCGCAGAAAAGATAATAAATAAAATGCCGGTTTTAACTCCTAAAGAGACAAAAATTATAAATTCGGGAGATACTATAAAGATAGGCCAGAAAATATCCCATAAAAAATGGGGCATGGGTCTTATCGTTGCTGTTGATAAAAAGGACGATGATTTTGAAATCACCGTTGCCTTTGACAGCCAGGGTATAAAAAGGCTGTCGGCTAAATATGCCCCCATAGAATTCGTGGGCTGAAGACAGTTCGAATGCCTTATCACTTGACACATGAATTAAGGAGTTGCCATATGGATATAGAAAAAAAGATTGAAAAGTTAAGGGAAGAAATCAATTACCATAATCATAGATATCATGTTTTAGATAATCCGGAAATAGATGATTACGATTACGATATGCTGCTAAGGGAGTTAAAAAAACTTGAGGAAGAGCATCCGGAGCTTGTTACTCCGGACTCACCTACTCAAAGGGTAGGTGCAACGCCTTTGAAGGAATTTGAACAGGTGGTACATACAGTACCATTGCAGAGCCTTCAGGATGTATTCAGCTTTGAAGAGTTAAGAGATTGGGATACAAGAGTCAGAAATGGTTTGGACGAAGCTCCGGAATATGTTGTGGAGTTAAAGATTGACGGTTTATCAGTAGCCCTTTTATATGAAAACGGTCAGTTTGCAAGGGGGGCAACAAGGGGAGACGGCGTAACGGGTGAAGATGTTACATTAAATCTTAAAACCATAAAGAGCATTCCTCTTAAAATTAAGGATACAAATTTACTGGAAGTCAGGGGAGAAGTATACATCCCTAAAAAAGGCTTTCAGGAGCTGAATGAAAAAAGAGAAGAAGAAGGGCAGCCTTTGTTTGCCAACCCAAGAAACGCTGCAGCAGGATCGTTGCGGCAGCTAGACCCTAAAATTACCGCCGGAAGGCCCCTGGATATATTTATATTCAATGTTCAAAGATACGGGGGTGAAGCCTTTCAAACCCATATTGAAAGCCTTGAAGCATTAAATAGCTTGGGCTTTAAGGTAAGCCCCAAAAGAATAGTCTGTAAAACTATCGAGGAAGTATATGATATTGTAAATGAAATAGGCGAATCAAGAGGGGATATTCCCTTCGAAATTGACGGCGTTGTTGTTAAGGTGAATTCTTTATCACAAAGAGAAATTTTAGGAACCACCGCCAAAACGCCGCGCTGGGCAGCGGCTTTTAAATATCCCGCGGAGAGGAAAAAAACAAAGCTTACAAATATTATAATAAATGTGGGAAGAACCGGCGCCTTGACTCCCATGGCAATATTGGAACCCGTTCGTATCGCAGGTTCCACGGTATCAAAAACCACTCTGCACAATGAAGACTATATAAAGGAAAAGGACATAAGAATAGGAGATTATGTTGTAATTCAAAAAGCCGGAGATGTAATTCCCGAAGTGGTTGAGTCTTTAAAACAAGAGCGGGATGGCAGCGAAGTAATTTTTGAAATGCCAAAGCTATGTCCCGATTGTAATGCCCCAGTTATAAGGGAAGAAGGGGAAGCGGCTGTAAGATGTACAAATGTTGCCTGTCCTGCGCAGCAGAGAAGGGCAATACAGCATTTTGTATCAAGAGACGCCATGAATATAGACGGTATGGGGCCCCAAATTATTGCCCTCTTATTGGATAACGGCCTTATACATGACGCGGCAGATATATACTATCTTAAGTTTGAGGACATGGTTAATTTAGAGAGAATGGGTGAAAAGTCCGTAACAAACCTGTTAAACTCCATTGATAAGACCCGTGAAAACGATCTTGAAAGACTGATTAATGCATTGGGCATCCGTTATGTAGGTCAAAAAGCAGGCAAGAACCTTGCAAAACATTTTGGTTCCATGGATAATTTGATGACTGCGTCAAAGGAAGAGCTTCTTATGGTAGAAGAAATAGGTACTAAAATGGCGGAGACCATTTATGATTTCTTCATTAACGACAGGAACAGGCAGTTTATAGAAAAGCTGAAGGCCGCCGGTGTCAACATGGCATCAAAAGCTTCAGCATCTGATAAGCCCCAAGTTTTTGCAGGACTAACCTTTGTGCTCACAGGCACCCTTTCAAAGTTTAAAAGAGAGGAAGCCTCAAGGATAATTGAGGAATTCGGCGGCAAGGTTTCCGGCAGCGTCTCCAAAAAGACATCTTACGTCTTGGCTGGTGAGGACGCAGGAAGCAAGCTTACAAAAGCAAGAGAACTCGGTGTGAATGTAATAAGTGAGGATGAGTTCGAGAAAATGACGAATGATTTCAATAATGGTTAGCCATTGAAATCATTATGACATACAATTTGCGAAGCAAATTGTATGAAAAATGAAGCAGATACTGCATTAAATAAGGGATAAAAGCCTTTTTTACAAATATATTGACAAATGATTTTTGAAATCATATAATTTATAAGAAATGCAATGATAGGGAAGAGTAGGTATATCTTCAAAATACAGCGAGCCGTGTTGGTGGAAGGCGGCATGAGAGGATTCATCGAAAATCACCCTTAAGCTGCAGGCCGAATTAAGTAAGTGCTGCCGGGAATTCCTGCCGTTAACAGGAAACAGTATATAAGTACTGTAATTGAGATGGGCTTTTATGCCAAATCAGGTGGTACCGCGAATTTACCCTTCGTCCTGTTATAGAGACGAGGGGTTTTGTTTTGATTTCATATATTATGGATAATATTAAAGGAAGAAATTAATTTTAATTGCCATAATGCAAAATTTATATATGTCAGGAGGAATTTTCGATGTATAAGAAGGTTTCATCTTCTTTGAATTTTATTAATATGGAAGAAGAGATACTCAAGTATTGGGAAGAAAACCAGATATTTAAGAAAAGCCGGGAACAGGAAGGCAATGGTGAATATTTTACCTTCTATGACGGGCCGCCCACAGCTAACGGAAAGCCCCATATAGGCCATGTTCTTACCAGGGTTATCAAGGATTTGATTCCGAGATACAAAGTAATGAAGGGGTATAAGGTTTTGCGAAAGGCAGGCTGGGATACCCACGGACTTCCCGTTGAACTGGAAGTTGAAAAGCAGCTTGGAATTTCCGGTAAGCCTCAGATAGAAGAATACGGTGTTGAGGATTTTATCAAGAAATGCAAAGACAGCGTATTTACCTATGCCAGTGAGTGGAAAGATATGAGCGACAGGGTAGGTTTCTGGGTGGACATGGATGATCCATATGTAACTTACCATGATAATTATATAGAATCCGAATGGTGGGCATTAAAGCAGATATGGGATAAAGGCCTTTTATACAAAGGACACAAGGTAGTGCCCTACTGCCCAAGGTGCGGGACCGCATTATCCAGCCACGAAGTAGCACAAGGTTATAAGGATGTCCTGGATTCCTCCATATATGTAAAATTCCGTGTAAAGGGTCAAGCTGAAACTTACTTTTTGGTGTGGACCACAACTCCTTGGACACTGCCCAGCAACGTGGCATTGGCAGTCAATAAAAACGAAAACTATGTAAAAGCGGAATATATGGGCCAGACATTGATACTTGCTGAAGCAAGGCTCTCTCTTTTAGGAGAGGAAGGAAAGGTTCTAGAAACATTTAAGGGTGACAAGCTTCTAGGGATAGAATATGAACCCCTCTTTGACTTTGCGAAGCCGGATAAAAAAGCATACTATGTAGTTGCAGGTGATTTTGTAACCTTATCCGACGGTTCGGGAATAGTTCATATGGCTCCTGCCTTTGGTGAGGATGACTATAATGTAGGCAAGCAGAACGATCTGCCCTTTATACAGCTTGTTGATACCCAGGGTAAATTCAAAGAGGAAGTTACTCCCTGGAAGGGACAGTTTGTAAAGGATGCGGATAAATCCATAACAAATGATTTGGATAACAGAGGCTTGTTATTCAAGGAAGAAAAGCACGAGCACTCATACCCTTTCTGCTGGAGATGTGATACACCGCTTCTTTATTACGCAAGGGATACCTGGTTTGTAAGGACTACAGCCATAAAGGAAAATCTTTTAAGAAACAACGACACAATAAACTGGCTTCCAGACAACATAAAAAAAGGAAGGTTTGGTAACTTCCTTGAAAATGTTATAGACTGGGGCATAAGCAGGGAAAGGTACTGGGGAACCCCTCTTAATATATGGACCTGCGGCTGCGGACACAAGGAATGCATAGGAAGCAAACAGGAGCTTAAGGAAAAGGGTATAAATGTACCTGAAAATATTGAGCTTCATAAGCCCTATATAGACGAAGTAAAGCTTAAATGCCCCCAGTGCGGCGGCGAAATGACCAGGGTAACTGAGGTTATAGACTGTTGGTTTGACTCTGGCTCCATGCCTTTTGCACAATGGCACTACCCCTTCGAAAATAAGGAAAAGTTCGAAAACATGTTCCCGGCTCAGTTCATAAGCGAAGCTGTTGACCAGACAAGAGGGTGGTTCTATACTCTTCATGTTATATCAACACTTTTATTTGACAAGGCTGCTTTTGAAAACTGTATAGTATTAGGCCACGTTCAGGATAAAAACGGCCAGAAGATGTCAAAGCACAAGGGTAACGTATTAGACCCATGGACTGTTTTAAATAAAGAAGGCGCTGACGCAACAAGATGGTATTTCTTCGCCGGCTCCGCTCCATGGCTGCCTTCAAGATTCTATGAAGATGCAGTTATAGAATATCAGAGGAAATTCATGGGAACTTTGTGGAACGTGTATGCCTTCTATGTTCTATACGCTGAAATCGACAGCTTTAATCCTTATGATTACAAGTTTAAGCCAAGCGAGAACATAATGGATAAATGGATAATATCCAAGCTTAATTCCGTTATAAAGACAGTTGATAATTACCTTAACAATTACAGGATAACAGAAGCTGCAAGGGCTTTATCCGAGTTTGTTGACGAGCTCTCCAACTGGTATGTAAGGAGAAACAGGGCCAGGTTCTGGCAGAGCGAAATGACCGACGACAAGGTTGCAGCCTATATGACTCTATATAATATCCTTGATAAGTTTATAAAGCTGGCAGCACCTTTTGTACCCTTTATAACTGAGGAAATATATCAGAATATAGTTAGGAGTACGGACAAAAATGCACCCGAGAGCATTCATTTATGCAAATATCCTGAATTTGATGAATCACTTATAGATACAGAATTGGAAAATGATATGGATGTTGCATACAAAATAGTGCAGTTGGGCAGGGCAGCGAGAAATGATGCCAACATCAAAAACAGGCAGCCATTGTCCCGCATGATAATAAACTTTAAAAATGCAAAACTTCCGGAATACTACATCGGCATAGTAAATGACGAACTGAATATAAAAGATGTTCAATTCAGCGATAGCATCGACGAATATGTAGAATATGGATTTAAAATCAATTTCCCTGTGTTAGGACCTAAATTCGGCAAACTGGTGCCTAAAATAGGAGAGGCTTTAAAAAGTGCATCTCCTCTTGAAGCTTCAAAGAAGTTCAAGAGCGAGGGCGAGCTTAAAATCACCGTTTCAGGTGAGGATGTAACTCTTACAACCGATGATGTGGAAGTTGTCATGAAGGGCAAGGAGGGCTATGCTTTCCAGACCAACGGACATATATCAGTAGTCCTGGATAAGGCATTAACTGAAGAGCTTATAAACGAGGGTTATATAAGAGAAATAATAAGCAAGATACAGAACATGAGAAAGGATTCGGGCTTTGAGGTATCCGACAGGATAGAATTCCATTATTATGGAAATGAAAAATTAAAGGTTGTAATTGAGTCAAATGCTGACTTTATCATGGCAGAAACCTTGTCTGACAAAGTAGCTGAAGAAAATAAAACAGAGCTTAAATACACCGAATGGAACATAAACGGCGAGAAATTAAACATGTCTGTATCAAAAATATAATTGTATAAAAAAGACAGTTTTTCGGGAAATTAATAGGAGGTAGCTGCTATTTATCAAGTTGCAGCTGTCTCCTATATTTTTTACGGAGGAATTGCAAATGAAAAAAATATTTAAGATAATGGCTTTTTCATTAATACTTTGTACTTCTCTTTCAGCGACCGGCTGTTTAAATACTAATTATTTCGGCAAGCAAACCCTATCATATAATTTGGGTGCAAAGCCTGTTTCATTAGACCCGGCTTTGTGCAGCGAAACAAGTGATTCCAATATCATACTTGCCAACTTTGAAGGGCTTATGAAACTAGACAGCAATAACAAGGCAGTCCCCGGCATCGCATCAAGCTATAGCCAGCAATCGGATACAAAATACATATTCAACTTAAGAAATGCATTCTGGTCGGATGGAAAGTCAGTTACGGCAAGGGATTTCGAATATGCATGGAAAAGGGCATTGTCTTTTGAAACCGCAGCAAGTTACGCATATCAGCTTTTTTGTATAAAGAACGGAGAAAACTACAACAAAAGAAAAACCCTTTCAACAGATGTAGGCGTCAGGGCAATTGATGATAATACACTGGAAGTGGTATTAGAGTATCCGACACCTTATTTTCTTGAGATGCTGGCTCAACCTATTTTCATGCCGGTCCGTGAGGATATTATAAAACAATATTCAGATGAATGGACTGAAAGCCCCCAAAAATATATAGGCAACGGTCCTTTTAAAATGATATCCCTAGGGGATAAAATTGAATTTACCAGAAATGAATATTACTATGATGCAGAAAATGTCAAGCTTAACATACTAACTTTTAATATTGAGGAAAATTCAAATATAAGCCTTCAGGACTGGGAAGCAGGTACAGTTGATATTGTTGAAAACCCGCCTGTTTCGGAAATTTCAAGGCTTAAGAGCGAAAATAAGCTTATGGTTGAGCCTTATTTAGGCACATATTTTTATGCTTTTAACACAAATAAAGAACCATTAAATGATAAACGGGTCAGAAAAGCCTTATCATTTGCCATAAACCGGAATGAAATAATTGAATTTACCGCCATGAATGAAGTGCTGCCGGCAGCAGCTTATGTTCCAAGGGGAATACCCGATGTAAATGATGAGGATTTCAGGGATGTGGGCGGCAAATATTTAAATCCCGACGGCCAGATAAGCAATGCTAAAAAGCTTTTATCCGATGCAGGCTACCCGGATGGCAAAGGCTTTCCGGCACTGACTCTTATATATAATAATACAAATAATCATGCTCAAATTGCCCAGGCAATAAAGGATATGCTTAAAACAAATCTAAATGTGGATGTAAGCCTTAAAGCATTGGGGTGGGAAGAGTTTGCAGACAATAGGAAAAGGGGAAATTATGAGATCTCCCGATATGGATGGATTGCCGATTATGTGGATTCATTAAGCTTTTTGGAGCTGTTTGTGTCCGAGGGAGAAAATAATGAAACCTTTTATTCCAATAAGGAATACGACGCATTGATTATGAAGGCAAGAAAAGAAGCGGATTTGGAAAAAAGAATGGAATACCTTCATAATGCTGAAAACATGCTGATGGATGATATGCCCATTCTGCCGGTTTTCTTCTACACAAATACAATGCTTATAAATTCGAAGGTAAAAGGCATTATAAAATCTCCTTTAGGGCATATGTACTTTGACAGGGCATATATTGGTGATTAAATAAAGCAGTGATAATTATAAAGGACAAAGAAAAGCTGCGAAAAATAAGCAGCTTTTCTTTGTTAAGAAGGATTTCGATAGGCTTTTGTGAATATAATTGCATGTTTTACAGAATGAAATTAGTATTGCTTATCTTTGCTGCTTTTGCTCTGACGAGGTTGAAAATATGCACAATCCCCGCCGGTGCCGGCGATATTTGAGGATATACCTATGTGATTTAAAGTACATTTACCGTTATTTTCATAGGAGCACTTGGCAGAGCAGTTTATGTTTGTCATATAACGGTTCGCCTCCTTTGATTTTATTGTTAGCAGAATTAAGGAATTTATAAATGGAAAGGTATGTTAAATGAACACCACGGAAAATCAAAGAAAAAATCGATTTTGTGATTATAAAGAAACAGGTCTTGTTTATCATGTGACTAATATCATGGACTTAAAAGAAATAATGGAAAATGGGCTTAAAACTAATTTAAGCTGCAATGAAAGATATACAGAGTTCAACAGATATTTCGATTCATTAAAACCCCAGGATATACCGCATTGGGTAAAAAGAAGCACAGCAATTTACGGCTCATTGAATTTTAAGATTGAGCATTACTGGCATTCCCATTCGGCGCTTCTGGCTTTCAATATAAACGAGGATGAGTGCTGGATCGGAAATGAAAACTCAGCTAATATTTTTTATGAACCTTTTATTTTGCAGGATATTGGAGTTTTTAAATATGCAAAAGAATTGGTAAAAACCAGAGGAAGTCAATGGGTACGTAACTATTGGAACAATTCCTTAAGCTTTAAGAAAAATTTAAAAGATAGGCGGGATTTTGAAGAGGGATATGATGCCGAAGTGCTTATTATGCACGATATTCCTCCAAAGGATATAAGGATAGTAAAAATTGTTTCAGATCATTGTTCTATGAATATAAGTGAATGGGATGAAAAATTTCTATATATGTCAAAGGGCAGCCCAAAAGGGTGCCCGAATTATTTTAGGTCATAACATTCAATTTCAGGATAATTTAAGCACAAAAGCTCATTTATGGTATAAAGTGCATAATCCGAATAAAAGCTTTGACTGTTAATGGTGAATTTTTTCTTTTTAGGCTTGAAGGTGAATTTTTTGCCAAAAACAGGAGCCATGCTTACATCCAATGCCTGAGGTATGTTGGGGCTTGCAAAATCCTCAATTGAAACAGCATTTGAGTCGCTTCTTGCATGGCTTAAATATCCTTCATATTCCTCGGCGCCGGGTACTGGAGCAGTTGACAGCAATATACCTGATAAATTAATTGAGGTGTTGAAGAAGTTTATAAGCTT encodes:
- the ligA gene encoding NAD-dependent DNA ligase LigA — translated: MDIEKKIEKLREEINYHNHRYHVLDNPEIDDYDYDMLLRELKKLEEEHPELVTPDSPTQRVGATPLKEFEQVVHTVPLQSLQDVFSFEELRDWDTRVRNGLDEAPEYVVELKIDGLSVALLYENGQFARGATRGDGVTGEDVTLNLKTIKSIPLKIKDTNLLEVRGEVYIPKKGFQELNEKREEEGQPLFANPRNAAAGSLRQLDPKITAGRPLDIFIFNVQRYGGEAFQTHIESLEALNSLGFKVSPKRIVCKTIEEVYDIVNEIGESRGDIPFEIDGVVVKVNSLSQREILGTTAKTPRWAAAFKYPAERKKTKLTNIIINVGRTGALTPMAILEPVRIAGSTVSKTTLHNEDYIKEKDIRIGDYVVIQKAGDVIPEVVESLKQERDGSEVIFEMPKLCPDCNAPVIREEGEAAVRCTNVACPAQQRRAIQHFVSRDAMNIDGMGPQIIALLLDNGLIHDAADIYYLKFEDMVNLERMGEKSVTNLLNSIDKTRENDLERLINALGIRYVGQKAGKNLAKHFGSMDNLMTASKEELLMVEEIGTKMAETIYDFFINDRNRQFIEKLKAAGVNMASKASASDKPQVFAGLTFVLTGTLSKFKREEASRIIEEFGGKVSGSVSKKTSYVLAGEDAGSKLTKARELGVNVISEDEFEKMTNDFNNG
- a CDS encoding DUF1540 domain-containing protein, coding for MTNINCSAKCSYENNGKCTLNHIGISSNIAGTGGDCAYFQPRQSKSSKDKQY
- the ileS gene encoding isoleucine--tRNA ligase, whose translation is MYKKVSSSLNFINMEEEILKYWEENQIFKKSREQEGNGEYFTFYDGPPTANGKPHIGHVLTRVIKDLIPRYKVMKGYKVLRKAGWDTHGLPVELEVEKQLGISGKPQIEEYGVEDFIKKCKDSVFTYASEWKDMSDRVGFWVDMDDPYVTYHDNYIESEWWALKQIWDKGLLYKGHKVVPYCPRCGTALSSHEVAQGYKDVLDSSIYVKFRVKGQAETYFLVWTTTPWTLPSNVALAVNKNENYVKAEYMGQTLILAEARLSLLGEEGKVLETFKGDKLLGIEYEPLFDFAKPDKKAYYVVAGDFVTLSDGSGIVHMAPAFGEDDYNVGKQNDLPFIQLVDTQGKFKEEVTPWKGQFVKDADKSITNDLDNRGLLFKEEKHEHSYPFCWRCDTPLLYYARDTWFVRTTAIKENLLRNNDTINWLPDNIKKGRFGNFLENVIDWGISRERYWGTPLNIWTCGCGHKECIGSKQELKEKGINVPENIELHKPYIDEVKLKCPQCGGEMTRVTEVIDCWFDSGSMPFAQWHYPFENKEKFENMFPAQFISEAVDQTRGWFYTLHVISTLLFDKAAFENCIVLGHVQDKNGQKMSKHKGNVLDPWTVLNKEGADATRWYFFAGSAPWLPSRFYEDAVIEYQRKFMGTLWNVYAFYVLYAEIDSFNPYDYKFKPSENIMDKWIISKLNSVIKTVDNYLNNYRITEAARALSEFVDELSNWYVRRNRARFWQSEMTDDKVAAYMTLYNILDKFIKLAAPFVPFITEEIYQNIVRSTDKNAPESIHLCKYPEFDESLIDTELENDMDVAYKIVQLGRAARNDANIKNRQPLSRMIINFKNAKLPEYYIGIVNDELNIKDVQFSDSIDEYVEYGFKINFPVLGPKFGKLVPKIGEALKSASPLEASKKFKSEGELKITVSGEDVTLTTDDVEVVMKGKEGYAFQTNGHISVVLDKALTEELINEGYIREIISKIQNMRKDSGFEVSDRIEFHYYGNEKLKVVIESNADFIMAETLSDKVAEENKTELKYTEWNINGEKLNMSVSKI
- the pcrA gene encoding DNA helicase PcrA; translation: MLDLASLNKEQREAVLTTDGPLLILAGAGSGKTRVLTYRIAHLILDKNEYPGSIMAITFTNKAAGEMKERIHRLIGEVTNEMWIGTFHSICMRILRRDIDKIGYKRNFVIYDSSDQQTLLRRCMKELNIDDKIYPQKWVQESISKAKNELIYPDKYLEGKEYDFRAKKVYEIYSLYQKKLMENNALDFDDIIMKTIHLFNFDGGILDYYQHKFKYIHVDEYQDTNYAQYRLIHHLSARSHNLCVVGDDDQSIYGWRGADIRNILEFEKDYSNAKIIKLEQNYRSTTSILKAANGVIRNNRGRKSKELWTEKKQGEKITIYEAMTEHEEAQFIARKILKGIDEGDSYNDYAVLYRTNAQSRVIEESFMKHQIPYKVVGGKKFYERKEIKDIIAYLRVINNPVDNVSLERIINVPKRNIGAASYEKLENYASSMGISVMEAVNTVDNIEGLSSRAVTSIKKFSKLMETYIGSVEEYSVTALIKDILDITGYVKELEDSGEVEDESRIENLQEFISVAQEFEKTSEDKSLNAFLEGIALVADIDTVDENERAVIIMTFHSAKGLEFPVVFMAGMEQGIFPHMQSFEDEEEMEEERRLCYVGMTRAMKKLYLSYAYQRTIYGRTQFNSVSDFLDEIPKDCIEGLEERTKPEVKKQTIAEKIINKMPVLTPKETKIINSGDTIKIGQKISHKKWGMGLIVAVDKKDDDFEITVAFDSQGIKRLSAKYAPIEFVG
- a CDS encoding peptide ABC transporter substrate-binding protein, which encodes MKKIFKIMAFSLILCTSLSATGCLNTNYFGKQTLSYNLGAKPVSLDPALCSETSDSNIILANFEGLMKLDSNNKAVPGIASSYSQQSDTKYIFNLRNAFWSDGKSVTARDFEYAWKRALSFETAASYAYQLFCIKNGENYNKRKTLSTDVGVRAIDDNTLEVVLEYPTPYFLEMLAQPIFMPVREDIIKQYSDEWTESPQKYIGNGPFKMISLGDKIEFTRNEYYYDAENVKLNILTFNIEENSNISLQDWEAGTVDIVENPPVSEISRLKSENKLMVEPYLGTYFYAFNTNKEPLNDKRVRKALSFAINRNEIIEFTAMNEVLPAAAYVPRGIPDVNDEDFRDVGGKYLNPDGQISNAKKLLSDAGYPDGKGFPALTLIYNNTNNHAQIAQAIKDMLKTNLNVDVSLKALGWEEFADNRKRGNYEISRYGWIADYVDSLSFLELFVSEGENNETFYSNKEYDALIMKARKEADLEKRMEYLHNAENMLMDDMPILPVFFYTNTMLINSKVKGIIKSPLGHMYFDRAYIGD